In Streptomyces sp. TS71-3, the following proteins share a genomic window:
- a CDS encoding TAXI family TRAP transporter solute-binding subunit, with product MRLEFSRLGRARALEGSAAGLVVLGLLLWWLLPWGESSPHGTVVISTGAHNGVYEQYGELLKGELHDDMPDLNVRLTNSAGSQQNVERVATGQADFTIAAADAVEAYQLRNGPGAAHLRGCARLYDDYVQLVVPRRSSVRSITDLRGRTVAIGQVGSGVRLIAERVLRAAKLDPAKDIRARSTGIDTVPEALKDKKIDAFFWSGGLPTVSVAKLSAKVDIRFIPLGNLVDALHRQGGASAYYRSSVMPSDAYRNAEKDGPVDTLAVANLLVTTDRMDDELTERVTRSVIDSRDRIGNRVHAAQKVDLRTALYTDPLTLDAGASRYYRSVKP from the coding sequence ATGCGTCTGGAATTCTCCCGTCTCGGCAGGGCCCGCGCCCTGGAGGGCTCGGCCGCGGGCCTCGTGGTCCTAGGCTTGCTGCTGTGGTGGCTGCTGCCATGGGGCGAGAGTTCGCCGCATGGCACGGTGGTGATCAGCACGGGCGCCCACAACGGCGTCTACGAGCAGTACGGCGAGCTGCTGAAGGGCGAGCTCCATGACGACATGCCGGACCTGAACGTCCGGTTGACGAACAGTGCGGGCTCCCAGCAGAACGTCGAGCGGGTCGCGACGGGCCAGGCTGACTTCACCATCGCGGCCGCGGACGCCGTCGAGGCGTACCAGCTGCGGAACGGGCCGGGCGCGGCGCACCTGCGCGGCTGTGCCCGGCTCTACGACGACTACGTGCAGCTCGTCGTCCCGCGGCGCTCCTCGGTGCGGTCGATCACGGACCTGCGGGGCAGGACGGTGGCCATCGGGCAGGTCGGTTCGGGCGTGCGGCTGATCGCGGAGCGGGTGCTCAGGGCGGCGAAGCTGGACCCCGCGAAGGACATCCGGGCGCGATCCACCGGCATCGACACCGTGCCCGAGGCCCTGAAGGACAAGAAGATCGACGCCTTCTTCTGGTCGGGCGGCCTGCCGACCGTCTCGGTGGCCAAGCTCTCGGCGAAGGTCGACATCCGTTTCATCCCGCTGGGCAACCTGGTGGACGCGTTGCACCGGCAGGGCGGCGCATCGGCCTACTACCGGTCCTCCGTCATGCCCTCCGACGCGTACCGCAACGCCGAGAAGGACGGACCCGTGGACACCCTCGCGGTGGCGAACCTGCTGGTCACCACGGACCGGATGGACGACGAGCTGACCGAGCGCGTGACCCGTTCGGTGATCGACAGCCGGGACCGGATCGGCAACCGGGTGCACGCGGCACAGAAGGTCGACCTCCGTACCGCCCTCTACACGGACCCGCTCACGCTGGACGCCGGTGCCAGCCGCTATTACCGCTCGGTCAAGCCCTGA
- a CDS encoding dienelactone hydrolase family protein, producing MTSVQGTAVDIVTEDGTADAYFTHPSGDLPRPGVLLYSDAFGLRPHLRSMADKLAGAGYSVIVPNLFYRHGRTPVFELPELIDLSTRSDLFEQLGPVLRALTPDLAMRDAKAYLAWLADSPLVNDGPVGLTGYCLGARLSLLTAGTYPDRVAAAAGFHGGRLATEDPDSPHLVADRVTAEVYFGHADEDPSMPPEQAERLEAALTAAGVRHRCEVYAGARHGYTQTDTSDYDKDGDERHWAALLDLLGRTLG from the coding sequence ATGACATCTGTACAAGGGACCGCCGTCGACATCGTCACCGAGGACGGCACCGCCGACGCCTACTTCACGCACCCGTCCGGCGATCTGCCGCGGCCGGGCGTGCTCCTCTACTCGGACGCCTTCGGGCTGCGACCGCACCTGAGGTCGATGGCCGACAAGCTCGCCGGCGCCGGCTACTCGGTGATCGTGCCCAACCTCTTCTACCGGCACGGCCGCACGCCGGTGTTCGAGCTGCCCGAGCTCATCGACCTGTCGACGCGGTCCGACCTGTTCGAGCAGCTCGGTCCGGTGCTGAGGGCCCTCACGCCGGACCTGGCGATGCGGGACGCCAAGGCGTACCTGGCCTGGCTGGCCGACTCCCCCCTGGTCAACGACGGTCCGGTGGGGCTGACGGGCTACTGCCTGGGCGCCAGGCTGTCCCTGCTCACGGCCGGCACGTACCCGGACCGGGTCGCGGCCGCGGCCGGGTTCCACGGCGGCCGGCTCGCGACCGAGGACCCGGACAGCCCCCACCTGGTGGCCGACCGCGTCACGGCCGAGGTGTACTTCGGTCACGCCGACGAGGACCCCTCGATGCCGCCTGAGCAGGCCGAGCGCCTGGAAGCCGCGCTGACCGCGGCGGGCGTCCGGCACCGCTGCGAGGTCTATGCCGGCGCGCGCCACGGCTACACCCAGACGGACACCTCCGACTACGACAAGGACGGCGACGAGCGGCACTGGGCGGCCCTCCTCGACCTGCTCGGCCGGACCCTCGGATAG
- a CDS encoding SpoIIE family protein phosphatase: MPLSSGMKARYGTMDTPGDRTCGRIAPGLAGIPVDASLAVAVTDEAGRVTGWSSGARQLLGHTTGEIVGRPVADLFVPDGDGGVVVRHRDGRRLGGLEGKACPLLDGERVSGLLLIAAPEDNAHMRWAFDQFPKALVIYDRDGRLLRINDSMARAIGRSESAVRGLRLTEFMQGPSYEEAEQRVLRVAATGEPEYMEHFVKVPGEPRAHAWAVHIFPLKNADGQARAVCLEAFDHSQEHGSRERLALLSEARTRIGSSLDVVGTARELADVAVPRFADFVTIDLLEAVIRGELPASAAPGPALLHRAVHQSADPQVHEAVLSLGEMHAHPTSSPVSRCLATGRAELHDVNDPEIVRWLAEDTTRAARSRRYGTHSLIAIPIRARGTTLGVAMFFRHARTPEPFTPDDLTVTEDLVARAAICLDNARRYTRERGIALALQRNLLPRGPAPHTAVETAMRYRPAGGEAQAGGDWFDVIPLPGARIGLVVGDVVGHGINASATMGRLRTAVRTLADIDLPPGELLTHLDDIVTHSAHEESAYGAGDIPGDVGATCLYAVFDPVSLTCTMARAGHPPPVLIHPEGTAQVIDLPAGPPLGLGSLPFESTEVEMPEDSLLALFTDGLVEARNRDVDTGYDMLLRALTRPAPSLETLCDNVLESLRPRPQTDDMALLIARANALGPDHVASWDLPSDPAVVAEARKHAGERLSVWGLDEAAFTTELVVSELVTNAIRHATGPIRLRLILDQALICEVSDASGTTPRMRRARLSDEDGRGLLLVAQLTERWGTRPTPTGKAIWAELTPRQADMSTCARRSPPRGGGSAR, encoded by the coding sequence TCTGGCATGAAGGCCAGGTACGGGACCATGGACACACCCGGCGACCGCACGTGCGGTCGAATCGCGCCAGGGCTGGCCGGCATACCCGTCGACGCATCCCTCGCCGTGGCGGTGACGGACGAGGCCGGCCGGGTGACCGGCTGGAGCAGCGGAGCCCGGCAGCTGCTCGGGCACACCACTGGTGAGATCGTGGGCAGGCCGGTGGCCGACCTGTTCGTCCCGGACGGTGACGGGGGCGTAGTGGTGCGGCACCGCGACGGCCGGCGGCTGGGTGGCCTGGAGGGGAAGGCGTGTCCGCTCCTGGACGGCGAGCGGGTGTCCGGGCTCCTGCTCATCGCGGCTCCCGAGGACAACGCGCATATGCGCTGGGCGTTCGACCAGTTCCCCAAGGCTCTCGTGATCTACGACCGCGATGGACGGCTGCTGCGGATCAACGACAGCATGGCCCGGGCGATCGGCAGGTCCGAGAGCGCGGTCCGCGGGCTGCGCCTGACCGAGTTCATGCAGGGGCCTTCGTATGAGGAGGCCGAACAGCGGGTCCTCCGTGTGGCGGCGACGGGTGAGCCGGAATACATGGAGCACTTCGTGAAGGTTCCGGGCGAGCCCAGAGCACACGCCTGGGCCGTCCACATCTTTCCGCTCAAGAACGCGGACGGGCAGGCGCGTGCGGTCTGCCTTGAGGCGTTCGACCACTCCCAAGAGCACGGCTCGCGGGAACGGCTGGCCCTGCTGAGCGAGGCCAGGACCCGCATCGGCAGTAGCCTGGACGTGGTGGGCACGGCCCGGGAACTGGCCGATGTCGCCGTGCCGCGCTTCGCCGACTTCGTCACGATCGACCTGCTGGAAGCCGTCATCAGGGGCGAGCTCCCCGCATCGGCCGCGCCCGGCCCAGCCCTCCTGCACCGCGCGGTACACCAGTCCGCCGATCCGCAGGTACACGAGGCCGTACTCTCTCTCGGCGAGATGCACGCCCATCCAACGTCGTCGCCCGTATCCCGTTGCCTGGCCACCGGCCGCGCGGAACTGCACGATGTCAACGACCCCGAAATCGTTCGCTGGCTCGCCGAAGACACCACCCGCGCGGCTCGGAGCCGTCGCTACGGGACACACTCACTGATCGCGATACCGATCCGCGCCCGGGGCACCACCCTCGGCGTGGCCATGTTCTTCCGTCACGCGCGAACCCCCGAACCGTTCACCCCCGATGACCTGACCGTCACCGAGGACCTGGTCGCCAGAGCCGCGATCTGCCTGGACAACGCCCGTCGGTACACCCGCGAACGCGGCATCGCGCTCGCACTGCAACGCAATCTGCTCCCCCGGGGACCGGCCCCGCACACCGCTGTGGAAACAGCCATGCGCTATCGGCCCGCCGGCGGCGAGGCTCAGGCGGGGGGCGACTGGTTCGACGTGATCCCACTGCCCGGTGCCCGGATCGGCCTCGTCGTCGGCGATGTCGTCGGCCACGGCATCAACGCGTCCGCCACCATGGGCCGGCTGCGCACCGCCGTACGCACCCTGGCCGACATCGACCTGCCGCCCGGCGAGCTCCTCACTCACCTCGACGACATCGTGACCCATTCCGCACATGAGGAATCCGCCTACGGTGCGGGCGACATACCGGGCGATGTCGGAGCCACCTGCCTGTACGCCGTCTTCGACCCCGTCTCCCTTACCTGCACCATGGCCAGAGCCGGTCACCCTCCGCCCGTCCTGATCCACCCCGAAGGCACGGCCCAGGTCATCGACCTGCCGGCCGGCCCCCCTCTCGGCCTGGGCAGCCTTCCCTTCGAGTCGACCGAGGTCGAGATGCCCGAAGACAGCCTGTTGGCGCTGTTCACCGACGGACTGGTCGAGGCCCGCAACCGCGATGTCGACACCGGGTACGACATGCTGCTGCGCGCTCTCACCCGGCCCGCACCGTCACTGGAAACCCTCTGCGACAACGTCCTGGAAAGCCTGCGCCCCCGCCCTCAGACCGACGACATGGCCCTGCTCATCGCCCGCGCCAACGCCCTCGGCCCCGACCACGTCGCTTCCTGGGACCTGCCATCCGACCCCGCCGTCGTGGCGGAAGCCCGCAAACACGCCGGTGAACGTCTCAGCGTATGGGGACTGGACGAGGCGGCGTTCACCACTGAACTGGTCGTCAGTGAACTGGTCACCAACGCCATCCGGCATGCCACCGGCCCGATACGACTACGCCTGATCCTTGACCAGGCCCTGATCTGCGAGGTCTCCGACGCCAGCGGCACCACTCCGCGCATGCGCCGCGCCCGCCTCTCGGACGAAGATGGCCGCGGACTCCTCCTCGTCGCGCAGCTCACCGAGCGCTGGGGCACCCGCCCCACCCCGACGGGCAAGGCCATCTGGGCCGAACTGACACCTCGTCAAGCGGATATGAGCACATGTGCCCGCCGAAGCCCGCCTCGTGGCGGAGGATCCGCCCGGTGA